The Salvia miltiorrhiza cultivar Shanhuang (shh) chromosome 2, IMPLAD_Smil_shh, whole genome shotgun sequence DNA window CGACGAAATTAATGGCTAAAAGGAAGAAGATAGAAAATTGGAAACTAATTGATTGAAATCAAAATATCCGAGTTTTCATAGAGCAGAACAACGTCAGAAGAGTAAGTATCATACCTTTCAAGTGGTTTCAGATTGCAAACGACTTCAAATCGTAAACCCCTAAAATTCAGATTGAGGAACGATGACTTAAAGAATGAGgagttctcttttttttttctttcaatataaCCGTCCAAACATGATAGAGAGGAATTTActttcttatttgattttactTTCTCACTATCCATATTATATTGCCGCCAATTAATTTTTCAGAGGGAAtccttatttgatttttttttttgagactgcttatttgattttactTTCTTACTATCCTAAAATTAACGTGATactccaagtaaaaaaaaataaaaaattaacatgATATGTCTACTGTATAGGGTGGAAACTGGACGcaaaagggaaagaaaaaaaataaaactatatataAAGAGATATATGTAAAATCATTAATGTAAAATTATAAGAGAGTGTCGATGAGAGAGGAAAtcatatataaaaattgaaaacacctcatacatatataaaaattgaaaacaatAGGATATacctaaaaataaatataaaaacttagaaataatatctatttattattattatccgtGAAAGTAGAAAAGATAGCATCTACGTGAGagtaaaatatgaaaactcagaTGCATCCATATTACTTGTAAAAGTTAAACATTAAGTTATTCTATTCTcttacaaaattaattttaacaacatatTATAATGTcgtaattatatacatataatgACATAATATGCTGTGTGATAATAACTTATAACAAATGTTTATCAACATCCTATGATGTCATAATAAGATTGGTATTAGGACATATAAGATTTAATGTTGCAATAGacattaataaaatatccagcaatcaataataaaataattaatgtcACAATAAAGACTTTATTACGACATCTAATATTTAGTGTCATCATAGCTATGTAGTAATAGCcacttttttttgtagtgagtcTTGTTTTTCTACTCCCTCAAAAGGTAGTGAAGACCATTCAAGCAGCTTGCAGGTCATATTTGTGGTCTGGGAAAGCTTCCATTACTAAAAGGAATCTAGTTTCATGGGAACAAATGTGTTATCCCAAGGTGGCTGGTGGATGGAATATTATCAACTTGGAGCTCTGGAACAAAGCTGCAATATGTAAGCAACTTTGGAATGttttgaaaaagaaagataaaatttGGGTAAGATGGATACATGGATATTATATGAAACAGCAGGATTGGAAAACTATGCCGATTCCATCTCAAGCGGCTTGGGTGGTGAAGAAAATTTTGGGAGCCAGAGACTATATGGCTACACTTCCTGACGGTGACACTCTGATGGAGCAAGACAACTTTTCCATCAAAAAGCTCTATATAGCATTGAGAGGCACGCCGGAGAAAAGGAACTGGCATCATATGATCAGTAAAAGCATAGCTGCGCCAAAGTGTCTCTTCATCTTATGGTTAGCTATTATGAAGAGGATGACAACATGTGATAGGCTGCAGAAATTTGGTATTCAATGTGACCAAACTTGTTGTTTGTGTTCACAAGGGATTGAATCACTTAATCACTTGTTTTTCTTGTGTCCCTATTCTGCCAATGTGTGGGATAAGCTTGCTATGTGGTGTGGTGTTCAAAGGAAAGCTGGAGCTTGGGATGATGAAGTGGAGTATTTAGAAAGACAAGGAGCTTCGAAGACGGGGAAGCAGCTTATGTATAGACTGTTGGTGGCAACAATTGTCTATCACATATGGAGAGAAAGGAATGAACGAAGATTTAACAGCAAGGCTTCCCATGAAGAGAGTGTAGTTAGACAATGTAAATTGATGATGGTGGTGAGAGGAGAATTGAACCCTAAAGTTCACAAAATGTTTGTGAACTAAGGCGTTTagtttatgttttcttgttGTAAGTAGTGGTTTGACATGCTTTTGGTAAATGAAACAATACtatttcccaaaaaaaaaaaaaaaaaatgtttaggCCTTCAAATATGATGCTTTAATGTCAAATTATGACGAAAGGGTTTCATCTTGTTTACTAGTTAATCACTTTCTACTACGTACTCAACTTGTAAACAAAATTATCTCCAAATCTAAAGTGGCTTAACAACGTCGACGTATTCGAATTAGGACAAAATTGTTTCACTGGAAAACGAACGTGGGTGGCACGACATATAAGTGTT harbors:
- the LOC131013661 gene encoding uncharacterized protein LOC131013661, translating into MCYPKVAGGWNIINLELWNKAAICKQLWNVLKKKDKIWVRWIHGYYMKQQDWKTMPIPSQAAWVVKKILGARDYMATLPDGDTLMEQDNFSIKKLYIALRGTPEKRNWHHMISKSIAAPKCLFILWLAIMKRMTTCDRLQKFGIQCDQTCCLCSQGIESLNHLFFLCPYSANVWDKLAMWCGVQRKAGAWDDEVEYLERQGASKTGKQLMYRLLVATIVYHIWRERNERRFNSKASHEESVVRQCKLMMVVRGELNPKVHKMFVN